The Christiangramia salexigens genome includes the window ATTATTACTGCCATCTTTGCTATTATCTCTGGAAAGAAATATCGCAAATAAAAAGGTGCTTAAAGAACCGGCCATGCGAATCATTGAGACCGATGAGGACGATCTGGAACTGGACTCCGATAATAAAAAGAATTAAATTATTAATGAACAGGCCTTCTTGCTAAGCTTAGGCCTAAAAACTATCTTTGTTTTTTTTAAAATTTCAAATTCATGATACAGGCAAAAATCGCTGAAATACTGGAAAGCGATCAGTTTTTACAGGAGTTTCATATTAACGGCTGGGTACGCTCATTTAGAAGCAACAGATTTATAGCCCTTAACGACGGATCCACTATAAAAAACCTCCAATGCGTTATAGATTTTGAGAATACTGATGAGGAAATTTTAAAAAGAATCACCGTTGGTGCTGCGATCTGTGTAAAAGGAACTCTGGTAGAGAGTAAAGGAAGCCAGCAACGTGTTGAAATTGAAGTATCAGAAATTAAGATCCTGGGAGATGCCAATCCTGAAGAGGTTAAACTAACCATATTATCTCCTAAGAAACACAGCCTTGAGAAACTTCGCGAGCAGGCTCATTTAAGAGTTAGAACAAATACGTTCAGTGCGGTAATGAGAGTTCGAAGCAAACTGTCTTTTGCGGTACATAAATATTTTCAGGAAAAGAATTTCCACTATGTGAACACTCCTATCATTACAGGTAGTGATGCCGAAGGTGCAGGCGAGATGTTCCAGGTGAGTTCTTTAGACATGAAAGATCCCCCAAGGAACGAGGATGGAAGCATTAACTACAAAGAAGATTTCTTTGGCAAAGAAACCAACCTAACTGTATCTGGTCAACTGGAAGCAGAAACTTATGCGATGGGACTTGGTCAGGTATATACTTTTGGACCAACTTTTAGAGCCGAGAATTCCAATACCTCCAGACACCTTGCAGAATTCTGGATGATCGAGCCTGAAGTCGCTTTTTGCGATCTGGATGGAAATATGGATCTAGCTGAGGAATTCATTAAATATGTTCTTAAATATATATTGAAGCACTGTAAGGATGATCTTGAATTCCTTAATGAGAGGCAGATCAATGAGGATAAGCTGAAACCAAAGAACGAGAGAAGTGACATGAGCCTTCTGGAAAAACTTAATTTCGTATTGGAGAATAATTTCCAGCGAGTGAGTTACACCGAAGCGATCGAGATCCTTAAGAATTCAAAGCCAAATAAAAAGAAGAAATTCAATTATATCATTGAAGAGTGGGGTGCCGATCTCCAAAGCGAGCATGAGCGCTATCTTGTAGAGAAGCACTTTAAGTGTCCGGTGATTTTATTCGATTATCCGGCTAAGATCAAAGCCTTCTACATGAGACTTAACGAGGATAAGAAAACGGTTCGCGCGATGGACATCTTATTCCCAGGAATTGGAGAGATCGTTGGAGGTAGCCAGAGAGAGGAACGTCTGGACGTACTTAAGGAGAAAATGAAAGAATTGAATATTCCTGAAGACGAACTATGGTGGTACCTGGATACCCGTAAATTTGGAACTTGCGTACACAGTGGTTTCGGTCTAGGTTTTGAAAGACTGGTACAGTTCACAACCGGAATGGGTAACATTAGAGACGTGATCCCTTTCCCAAGAACACCACAGAACGCCGAATTTTAATTCATTGAAAATAATAGAAAGCCATATAGTACCTGCAGTCTCAGATAAAATAAGACTGCAGGAATATGCGGCTACTATCTTCTCCTCTATCACTTCCCGAAGTGGAATCAAAAAAGCAATAAAAAGGGAATTAATACTACTTAATGGTGTTCCCGCTAAAACTTCAGACTGGATTTCTGAAGGTCAGCGCATAGATCTTTTAAAAAGTTCTTCAGATAAAAAGATCTTTGAACTAGGCCTTGAAGTGCTTTATGAAGATCAGGATCTGGCGATTATCAAAAAACCTTCCGGATATCCCACCAGCGGAAACTTTTTTAAGACCATTGAAAATGCACTTCCTTATAATCTGGAGGAATCTAAACATCTGGATACTTTAAGTGCAGCTTTACCCGTGCATAGACTGGATAGCCCAACCTCTGGCATCTTACTGTGTGCAAAGACTAACACTGCTCTGGTAGGCCTGCAGGCCGGTTTCGAAAAAAAAGAGATCAGAAAAATTTATACCGCATTGGTGCATGGAGAATTAAGGGAATCCAAGCATATTAAACTCCCAATCGATTTCAAGTCTTCAGAGACACTTATTGAAAAGCTGGAACTATTTAAAATAGATTCCTCCAACTACAGCCTGGTAAAAGCCACTCCATTAACAGGCAGAACCCACCAGATAAGGATACACCTTTCAAAATCGGGATATCCAATTGTTGGAGACAAAATTTACGGAGTGGAAGAAAGAGGAGTATTTAAAAACAGACAACTGTACCTTTTCGCCTCTGGAATAGTATTTGATCATCCCAGAAATGGAAGTGTATTAAAATTCGATTTACCGCTTCCGAAGAAATTCAGAAATCTGAAGAATTTAGGATAATCCTTAACAAAAATTTACCACAAACATCTACCATGCCAAAGGAAGTATGGCCTCTATTTTCCTTATTTTTGTAGTAAAGCACCCCTATTTATGCTTAAACAACAATTAAATTTAAAATTATCGCAGAAGCTTTCTCCTCAGCAAATCCAGCTGATGAAACTTATTCAGTTGCCAACACAGGCTTTTGAACAGCGCATTAAGCAGGAGTTGGAAGAAAATCCGGCCTTAGATGAGGGAAGAGAAGAGAAAGTCGACGAATATGATGATATCGGGAATGAGAATACGGCTGATGAATATGAAAGTGAAACCATAGAGACCGAAATTGATGTAGATGAGTACCTGAGCGACGATGAAATTCCAAGCTACAGGCTACAGGCCAATAATTACAGTTCAGATGATGAAGAAAGAAGTATTCCATACGCTGCAGGAACTTCTTTTACACAACATTTAAAAACACAGTTAAGTACAATAAGACTTGAAGAGACCGAACAACAAATCGCGGAGTTTCTTGTGGGAAGTGTGGATGAAAGCGGATATATCAGAAGGAATGTACAGGATATTGTAGATGATCTGGCTTTTACGCAGAATATTTATACCGACGAAGAAACTGTTGAGAAGGTCCTGCAAAAGGTCCAAAAACTGGATCCTGCAGGGGTTGGAGCAAGAAGCCTTCAGGAATGTCTTGTAATACAATTAAACAGAAGAGAGCCTACCAAACAGGTCACCCTTGCAAAAGACATCATGGTACGGTCATTTGACCAGTTCAGCAAAAAGCATTATAAGAAATTATTATCTCGCCACGATATTACAGAAGATGAACTAAGAGAGGCCATAGATGTAATAGAACATCTTAACCCAAAACCAGGTGGCGCCTATGCAGGGAATACACGTATCGTAGAGCATGTAATCCCAGATTTTACGATCAAGATCGAAGATGGAGACCTGCAGTTAAGCCTTAATGGCAGAAACGCTCCCGAAATGCATATTTCCAGGGACTATAGCAATATGCTTAAGGGTTATAAGGAATCCAAGGAAAAGACCAAGGCTCAAAAGGATGCTGTAATGTTCATTAAACAGAAACTGGATGCCGCAAAATGGTTTATTGAAGCCATAAAGCAACGTCAGCAGACTCTAATGGTCACAATGAGTTCCATAATGAATTATCAAAAGGAATACTTCCTAACCGGTGATGAAAGGAATCTAAGACCAATGATCCTTAAAGATATTGCCGATGAAATTGATATGGACGTCTCCACAGTATCCCGGGTGGCAAATTCAAAATATGTGGATACGCCTTACGGCACCAAACTGATAAAGGAGTTTTTCTCTGAATCTATGAAGAATGATCAAGGAGAGGATGTTTCTACTCGTGAGATCAAGAAGATCCTTGAGATGTCTATAGAGGAAGAAGACAAAAGAAAGCCTCTAACAGACGAAAAGCTTGCAAAAGTACTGAAGGATAAAGGTTACCCGATCGCGCGAAGAACGGTAGCTAAATACAGAGAGCAATTGGATATTCCTGTCGCCCGCTTACGCAAAGAAATATAATGAAGTTAATTCTTAAGCTTGCTTCCTACCTTTTTCATCCGTTATGGATGCCTTTTGCAGGAAGCCTTTTCTATTTTTTATTAACGCCGAGATATTTTCCGATGCCTATCATCAAGGCTAAATTGATGGCCATTGCGATAATTACGATCTTTATCCCTATTGTATTTTATTTTCTGCTGAAGAATTTAGGAAAAGCAAAAACTATATTTTTAGAAAAACCGAAGGAAAGAAAATGGCCTTTATTTTTCTTTATGCTTTTATCCCTGATGGTCTTAAACCAAATCCTGAATGTTTATAATTACCCTGCTCTGTTTTATTATTTTCTGGGTATACTTATTTCCTCAGGCATAGCTTTCATGCTAACCTGGTTAAAGTTCAAAGCAAGCTTACATATGGTTGGGATGGCAGGATTGCTCATGTTCGTGACAGGATTCTCTATTCACTTCCACCTCTACTTTATTTACACGATCTGTTTCCTTATGATAGCAACGGGCCTTACCGCCTCATCCCGGTTATATTATAAAGCTCATACCCCACAAGAGCTATTTGCCGGATTCTTAATTGGCCTTATCCCACAAATAATTGTTTTGAATTTCTGGCTATAGAATAAAGAAGGTTAACCCAATTTTAAGCGTGGATATTCCAAATTCGGATTCATCCACAACAGCCTTATCGAAAAATGGGTTTAAGGCATAGTAAAATTGAAAATTAAAGGTGTTATAACCAAAGGTGAAGGTAGCTCCCGCCCTGAATCGATTTAATTCAGGCAGATCATTAATGATCACCTGCTCATTCGCATCTTTGTAATTACTGCGAAAATGGTAGATATAACCGAATTTCACACCCGTATAGATCCTCCAGAACTTATAGGATTCAGGAGTTGAAGTTCTCCAGCGAAATTCAAGCGGAGCTTCAATTAACTGGGTGCTGAAACGATTGGTTTCATAATTAATAGTATTATCAAGGCTCAAAAACCGGGTGTCTCCATTAGCCTCTTTTCCTATGAACAAATTTTGGCCATAACTGCTAATTGCCCAACCAAGGCCAAGACCTAATGACACATTCCGTCTTTCATTAAGAGGCATATCTCTAATGAAACCCAAATGCAAACCACCGGAAAATCCTTCCTGAGATATACTTGGCGGTCTTTTGGTGATCAAATTAAAGCTAAAACCTATATAAAATTGATCTTCTCTGTAAAGACTATCTATGCTAAATGGGACCGTATCTGGGATATTATAGCGATCTTCTTCCTGCGAATGAAGGAATAAAGGAAAGAGAGGTATAAGCAATAGTAGTTTTCTGAGTCTCATATAAGCAAAGCAAGATCTGAGGTTTAAATATAAAAAAACATCCTGTCTGGATTACCCAAACAGGATGTTTTATTATAAATCAGAAAAGATTATTCAATATTACGCTTCGCGTCCCCTACAAGTGTTGTATAGTTGATCTTAAGGGCTTCAGCTTTTCTCAATTCCTGTTTAATATCAGAAACAAGGCCCATGTTTGTCTCAGAGTCCACTTTTAATGCAGTGGTTAGATAAGGAATTAATTCCTCTCTCTTAGACTCACGCTCAGAGTAGATAAATTGCTGCACTTCTTCAACGCTTGCAAATTTATCATTCAACTGAATACGAGCTTCTGTTCCATATTTAGACTGGTATCTTTGACTTGGTTTACCTGCA containing:
- a CDS encoding ExbD/TolR family protein translates to MSKFKKKKSGDLPAISTASLPDIVFMLLFFFMVATVMRQNTLMVQNQLPYADQVEKLDKKDLIMYIYAGKPSQRYQSKYGTEARIQLNDKFASVEEVQQFIYSERESKREELIPYLTTALKVDSETNMGLVSDIKQELRKAEALKINYTTLVGDAKRNIE
- a CDS encoding RluA family pseudouridine synthase, coding for MKIIESHIVPAVSDKIRLQEYAATIFSSITSRSGIKKAIKRELILLNGVPAKTSDWISEGQRIDLLKSSSDKKIFELGLEVLYEDQDLAIIKKPSGYPTSGNFFKTIENALPYNLEESKHLDTLSAALPVHRLDSPTSGILLCAKTNTALVGLQAGFEKKEIRKIYTALVHGELRESKHIKLPIDFKSSETLIEKLELFKIDSSNYSLVKATPLTGRTHQIRIHLSKSGYPIVGDKIYGVEERGVFKNRQLYLFASGIVFDHPRNGSVLKFDLPLPKKFRNLKNLG
- a CDS encoding porin family protein, whose amino-acid sequence is MRLRKLLLLIPLFPLFLHSQEEDRYNIPDTVPFSIDSLYREDQFYIGFSFNLITKRPPSISQEGFSGGLHLGFIRDMPLNERRNVSLGLGLGWAISSYGQNLFIGKEANGDTRFLSLDNTINYETNRFSTQLIEAPLEFRWRTSTPESYKFWRIYTGVKFGYIYHFRSNYKDANEQVIINDLPELNRFRAGATFTFGYNTFNFQFYYALNPFFDKAVVDESEFGISTLKIGLTFFIL
- the rpoN gene encoding RNA polymerase factor sigma-54; translated protein: MLKQQLNLKLSQKLSPQQIQLMKLIQLPTQAFEQRIKQELEENPALDEGREEKVDEYDDIGNENTADEYESETIETEIDVDEYLSDDEIPSYRLQANNYSSDDEERSIPYAAGTSFTQHLKTQLSTIRLEETEQQIAEFLVGSVDESGYIRRNVQDIVDDLAFTQNIYTDEETVEKVLQKVQKLDPAGVGARSLQECLVIQLNRREPTKQVTLAKDIMVRSFDQFSKKHYKKLLSRHDITEDELREAIDVIEHLNPKPGGAYAGNTRIVEHVIPDFTIKIEDGDLQLSLNGRNAPEMHISRDYSNMLKGYKESKEKTKAQKDAVMFIKQKLDAAKWFIEAIKQRQQTLMVTMSSIMNYQKEYFLTGDERNLRPMILKDIADEIDMDVSTVSRVANSKYVDTPYGTKLIKEFFSESMKNDQGEDVSTREIKKILEMSIEEEDKRKPLTDEKLAKVLKDKGYPIARRTVAKYREQLDIPVARLRKEI
- the asnS gene encoding asparagine--tRNA ligase, which produces MIQAKIAEILESDQFLQEFHINGWVRSFRSNRFIALNDGSTIKNLQCVIDFENTDEEILKRITVGAAICVKGTLVESKGSQQRVEIEVSEIKILGDANPEEVKLTILSPKKHSLEKLREQAHLRVRTNTFSAVMRVRSKLSFAVHKYFQEKNFHYVNTPIITGSDAEGAGEMFQVSSLDMKDPPRNEDGSINYKEDFFGKETNLTVSGQLEAETYAMGLGQVYTFGPTFRAENSNTSRHLAEFWMIEPEVAFCDLDGNMDLAEEFIKYVLKYILKHCKDDLEFLNERQINEDKLKPKNERSDMSLLEKLNFVLENNFQRVSYTEAIEILKNSKPNKKKKFNYIIEEWGADLQSEHERYLVEKHFKCPVILFDYPAKIKAFYMRLNEDKKTVRAMDILFPGIGEIVGGSQREERLDVLKEKMKELNIPEDELWWYLDTRKFGTCVHSGFGLGFERLVQFTTGMGNIRDVIPFPRTPQNAEF